From Sceloporus undulatus isolate JIND9_A2432 ecotype Alabama chromosome 6, SceUnd_v1.1, whole genome shotgun sequence, one genomic window encodes:
- the SAP25 gene encoding histone deacetylase complex subunit SAP25 — MFEDSDPRHEFWDEEEEEDEEEEDRDAEEEGNGAGSQGSPGQETPKGLQGRCQDRGPWGLGGDPGRGPPPPPFLSALQNGTGPTDCNGAEASPSSSWGGDIRTICWPTEQALHCPFRTFSHPSFQAFYTAVSVRNQASLPLDGDPASTARLRPKPGPLPSLDCSGFFYTDPTMPPGHRIYNWLSSSSQEVFHNLRLNTPAPVMSTCEATPALPRKVGLSELGHKAASSPLELLASVACSSDARLSSLPGPEEEVEECKKPAPDLFL, encoded by the exons ATGTTTGAAGACTCTGACCCTCGCCATGAATTTTgggatgaagaggaagaggaggatgaggaagaagaagatagagatgcagaggaggaaggcaatggggcCGGAAGCCAGGGGTCACctggccaagaaaccccaaaagggctccaagggcg GTGCCAGGATCGGGGCCCGTGGGGTTTGGGGGGAGATCCAGGACGGGGTCCCCCTCCGCCGCCATTCCTCTCTGCCCTCCAGAATGGCACAG GGCCCACAGATTGCAACGGGGCAGAGGCCAGTCCCTCATCCTCTTGGGGAGGTGATATAAGAACCATCTGCTGGCCGACAGAACAG GCCCTCCACTGTCCGTTCCGGACCTTTTCCCACCCTTCCTTCCAAGCCTTCTACACGGCTGTCTCCGTCCGCAACCAGGCCAGCCTTCCTTTGGATGGAGACCCTGCTTCAACTGCCAGATTGAGACCCAAACCAG GACCCCTCCCCAGCCTGGACTGCAGTGGTTTCTTCTATACTGACCCAACGATGCCCCCAGGACACAGGATTTACAACTGGCTCTCCAGCTCTTCCCAGGAG GTCTTCCACAACCTGCGCCTCAACACCCCTGCGCCGGTCATGTCCACCTGTGAAGCGACACCCGCTCTGCCTCGCAAAGTGGGGCTTTCTGAACTGGGGCACAAGGCTGCATCTTCTCCTCTGGAGCTCCTGGCCAGCGTGGCCTGCAGTTCGGACGCCAGACTGTCCTCCCTTCCTGGAccagaggaggaagtggaagaatGCAAGAAACCTGCTCCAGACCTGTTCCTGTAG